A single Oryza brachyantha chromosome 8, ObraRS2, whole genome shotgun sequence DNA region contains:
- the LOC102702404 gene encoding uncharacterized protein LOC102702404: MPVSAFQQGATYTAIAKITSVLSLVKWYYIACHRCDKGYNYNTESQTCACEVSFPKPMYKLHVTITDKSGSLDAMAFSFVAEDLVELDAAHASQNMKIDSFDHPTALNNAIGKRRLFTVGMNMNSSSKFPISYVLKRSFPIDSTMEKPMLTCEEPSKKKDLLQLPAPTTYTSSSSTPVKDTTVNKDSTPTEDFAADISTKKNSIMATKRSIDFSEDSVDKTMSTNKPDPPVVKHQKEETRWLKNLRNTHGANYSHC, encoded by the exons ATGCCTGTCTCAGCCTTTCAG CAAGGAGCAACTTACACTGCAATTGCAAAGATAACTTCCGTACTATCGTTAGTTAAATGGTACTACATAGCATGCCATCGCTGTGATAAAGGGTACAACTATAACACCGAGTCCCAAACATGTGCATGCGAAGTCTCATTCCCCAAACCAAT GTATAAACTCCATGTGACAATTACAGATAAATCAGGGAGTTTAGATGCTAtggcattttcttttgttgctgAAGACTTGGTAGAGCTTGATGCAGCCCATGCCTCTCAGAACATGAAGATAGACTCATTTGATCATCCAACAGCTCTTAATAATGCCATTGGAAAAAGAAGACTCTTTACTGTGGGGATGAATATGAATTCATCTTCTAAATTCCCTATCAGCTATGTTCTGAAAAGGAGTTTCCCAATTGATAGCACTATGGAAAAGCCTATGCTGACATGTGAAGAG CCTTCCAAGAAAAAAGATCTATTACAACTTCCAGCACCGACAACATATACGAGCAGCTCAAG CACACCTGTCAAAGATACAACAGTAAACAAAGACAGTACACCTACTGAAGATTTTGCAGCTGATATATCCACAAAAAAGAACAG CATCATGGCCACAAAAAGAAGCATCGATTTCAGTGAAGACTCCGTCGACAAAACTATGAG TACCAACAAACCTGATCCTCCTGTTGTCAAACATCAGAAAGAAGA GACGAGGTGGCTCAAGAATCTACGTAATACACATGGTGCAAACTATTCCCATTGCTAA
- the LOC102714665 gene encoding probable bifunctional riboflavin biosynthesis protein RIBA 1, chloroplastic — MDSCSANLMSQLSSIYNQHMTSGLRCDRLLMSNATSNNLRKICSVHLANTHRARNFHISHATGDSSERVIINGQANPSKLVQADAAALGTIAADMAPVVDGFSADDDELDLDSPTEGFSSIPEAIEDIRQGKYVIVVDDEDRENEGDLIMAASKVTPEAMAFIVRHGTGIVCVSMKEDDLERLELPLMVTTKENEEKLKTAFTVSVDAKEGTTTGVSAKDRANTVLALASPNSRPEDFNRPGHIFPLKYREGGVLKRAGHTEASVDLAMLAGLPPAAVLCEIVDDDDGSMALLPKLQDFAKRENLKIISIADLIRYRRKRDRLVECVCVTPLQLQWGSFKAYCYRSLIDGMEHIAMVKGDVGDGQDILVRVHSECLTGDIFGSARCDCGNQLALAMTMIEKTGRGVVVYLRGHEGRGIGLGHKLRAYNLQDDGRDTVEANEDLGLPVDSREYGIGAQLLRDLGVRTMRLMTNNPAKYTGLKGYGLSVLGRVPLLTPITNENRRYMETKRLKMGHVYGNQTSGRMKKEQDQIDSASEQE; from the exons ATGGATTCCTGTAGCGCGAATCTCATGTCACAGCTGAGCAGCATTTACAACCAGCACATGACTTCTGGGTTGCGATGTGATCGTTTACTTATGTCAAATGCTACATCAAACAATTTGAGGAAAATCTGTTCTGTTCACTTGGCAAATACCCACCGAGCCAGAAATTTCCATATATCTCATGCTACTGGCGATTCTTCCGAACGTGTTATTATAAATGGCCAGGCAAATCCTTCTAAATTGGTTCAAGCAGATGCTGCTGCACTTGGGACCATAGCTGCTGATATGGCACCTGTTGTTGATGGGTTTTCTGCAGATGATGATGAGCTTGACCTAGACAGCCCTACAGAGGGTTTCTCATCCATACCAGAAGCTATCGAGGATATTCGCCAAGGAAAA TATGTGATTGTTGTGGATGATGAAGACAGAGAGAATGAAGGGGATCTTATCATGGCAGCATCAAAGGTGACACCTGAGGCTATGGCTTTCATAGTGAGGCATGGCACAGGCATTGTATGTGTCAGCATGAAAGAAGATGACCTGGAAAGACTGGAACTTCCTCTCATGGTGACAACAAAGGAAAATGAGGAGAAGCTGAAGACTGcctttactgtttcagta gaTGCTAAAGAAGGCACGACGACAGGGGTTTCAGCTAAGGATCGGGCAAACACAGTATTAGCACTTGCATCTCCTAATTCTAGGCCTGAGGACTTCAACAGGCCAGGACATATTTTTCCTCTTAAATACAGAGAAGGTGGTGTGCTGAAAAGGGCTGGGCATACTGAAGCATCAGTTGACCTTGCCATGTTGGCTGGGTTACCTCCTGCTGCTGTTCtttgtgaaattgttgatgatgatgatggctcCATGGCTTTATTGCCAAAACTCCAAGATTTTGCAAAGAGGGAGAACCTGAAGATAATTTCAATTGCGGACTTGATTAG ATATAGGAGGAAGAGAGACAGATTGGTAGAATGTGTTTGTGTTACACCTTTGCAATTACAATGGGGATCATTTAAAGCTTATTGCTACCGATCTCTTATTGATGGGATGGAGCACATTGCTATGGTCAAG GGTGATGTTGGTGATGGCCAGGATATCTTAGTGCGAGTGCATTCAGAGTGCCTAACTGGAGATATATTTGGATCAGCCAGGTGTGACTGTGGGAATCAACTTGCCCTGGCAATGACCATGATTGAGAAGACTGGCAGGGGTGTAGTAGTTTACCTTCGTGGGCATGAAGGTAGGGGCATTGGTTTGGGTCACAAGCTTCGGGCATACAATTTGCAGGATGATGGGCGGGACACTGTCGAGGCTAACGAGGACCTAGGGTTGCCGGTTGACTCACGAGAGTACGGTATTGGTGCAcag TTACTACGAGATCTTGGTGTCCGAACCATGAGGCTAATGACTAACAACCCTGCGAAGTATACTGGACTGAAGGGCTATGGTTTAAGTGTCTTAGGAAGAGTGCCACTGTTGACACCAATAACCAACGAGAATCGGCGTTACATGGAAACAAAGAGATTAAAGATGGGGCATGTTTATGGAAACCAGACTAGTGGTCGCATGAAAAAAGAGCAAGATCAGATCGACAGTGCCAGTGAGCAAGAGTAG